The Oculatellaceae cyanobacterium genome contains a region encoding:
- a CDS encoding HlyD family efflux transporter periplasmic adaptor subunit codes for MRSPLTSSPAQARQTKEQFATPEDYLSYELGQAVQELPPLYTRLLAGSISLMVFGAIAWASFSKVDEVAVANGELIPVTQVRPMRSLGEGTILSVRVKEGDRVQKNQVLIERDPDLPQTEVNTLTKQAEKIKEDLQRLEAERTGATTALTPEQAQLRNSRQQAFEKNYAAAIAKANSQIAVINQAKSRLSQLQENWINAKTNLANAETSLASTKSLLPKAQANLALAQERANSLKNLIGTGAVPRLDYLEAQERVLRSQADVTRAEDDITKVKDRVTEAQDKVGSIEKEITAQQQQITQAEQVYQSARNEAARLPSESQIETLTGINQRREDLAKVAGELEQAKKQREVETIKAPVAGSVYSVKATKGPVQSGEELLSILPEGEELLLEVKVLNRDIGFIAKGMKAKVKMAAFPFQEFGTLEGEVIQISPNAIIDKDLGLVFPTRIKLNQHSSNVRGEKVAFTPGMTATGEIVLRQKTILNFLIEPVSRRFGNAFSVR; via the coding sequence ATGCGATCGCCCCTAACATCTTCCCCTGCTCAAGCGCGTCAAACTAAAGAGCAATTTGCCACCCCAGAAGATTATTTATCCTACGAACTCGGTCAAGCAGTTCAAGAGTTACCGCCACTTTATACCCGATTATTAGCAGGTAGCATTAGTTTAATGGTATTTGGGGCGATCGCATGGGCGAGTTTCAGCAAAGTAGATGAAGTAGCTGTAGCTAACGGCGAGTTGATACCTGTTACACAAGTACGCCCGATGCGATCGCTAGGTGAGGGTACAATTCTTTCAGTTAGAGTAAAAGAAGGCGATCGTGTTCAAAAAAATCAAGTTTTAATTGAACGTGACCCAGATTTACCACAAACAGAAGTTAATACTCTCACTAAACAAGCCGAAAAAATTAAAGAAGACCTACAGCGCCTAGAAGCAGAACGCACTGGCGCTACAACTGCCCTCACCCCAGAGCAAGCACAGTTAAGGAACTCTCGTCAACAAGCATTTGAAAAAAACTACGCTGCTGCCATAGCAAAAGCCAACAGTCAAATCGCAGTCATTAATCAAGCTAAATCTCGCTTAAGTCAACTCCAAGAAAACTGGATTAACGCCAAAACCAACCTTGCCAACGCTGAAACTAGCCTTGCCAGCACTAAAAGCCTCCTCCCCAAAGCTCAAGCCAACCTTGCCCTAGCTCAAGAAAGGGCAAACTCTCTCAAAAATCTCATCGGCACAGGCGCTGTACCTCGACTAGATTACCTGGAAGCTCAAGAAAGAGTTTTGAGATCTCAAGCCGATGTCACCAGAGCCGAAGATGATATCACTAAAGTTAAAGATAGAGTCACTGAAGCTCAAGATAAGGTTGGTTCTATAGAAAAAGAAATCACCGCCCAACAGCAACAAATTACTCAAGCAGAACAAGTATATCAATCTGCTCGTAATGAAGCTGCCCGTCTACCTTCAGAAAGCCAGATTGAAACCCTAACAGGAATTAACCAGCGCAGAGAAGATTTAGCGAAAGTTGCAGGTGAGTTAGAGCAGGCGAAAAAGCAGCGAGAAGTTGAAACCATCAAAGCGCCAGTTGCAGGTAGCGTTTATAGCGTCAAAGCAACAAAAGGGCCTGTGCAGTCTGGAGAAGAATTATTATCTATTCTTCCAGAAGGGGAAGAACTTTTGCTAGAAGTCAAAGTTCTCAACCGTGATATAGGGTTTATTGCTAAAGGAATGAAAGCAAAAGTAAAAATGGCAGCATTCCCTTTTCAAGAATTTGGCACCCTTGAGGGTGAAGTGATTCAAATTAGCCCAAATGCAATTATTGACAAAGACTTAGGCTTAGTTTTCCCCACCAGAATTAAACTCAACCAACACTCAAGTAATGTGCGGGGTGAAAAAGTCGCCTTTACCCCAGGGATGACTGCTACAGGCGAAATTGTCCTGCGCCAAAAAACAATTTTAAATTTCTTAATAGAGCCTGTTAGCCGCCGCTTTGGTAATGCTTTCTCAGTTAGATAA
- a CDS encoding GTP-binding protein gives MLSIAGDRDMVWQWSKKLIESIESSLKLMYCPQNLTVAISNLSKQTDIKFKPELIRQQFHIRQQEKQQQFQYQLEQARLQGQGNLQQIQQQFIDDIENERQNFEVKLLKAQLLHEYYLQNNYQEPQLKSLKQSFDLAVMQAKLDVPHLEELAAFSEYWQNLNLNNRHKFEELLPLERKKSEWELKLYDREIQMLIAERHLQALLVGAEFQKIVDNHPLISQCTPTLDFYKQYRDGSRPIPPLILIWPPTLDADEFPYAVRGVSKVAAKLTDELREFLSINYDLHSQERPTKLLDGAYKNKHFQSEAALESLHWTHKSIPTLILESKIDGDAIRLYVGWWDMMETTHHYKKVISIPWKDILYPLVREKTLRWKQYRLMLLNKGKTLSEVQRRGGEHEINLGILEAEEEDQETEWNQQYNYYVNFEEYWSGIVELLIFSHAIIVGLAVDQYYLNHYNVRPKLPELLPSLLQKLPSEELGEQLIKVVVGTYQQLYEALKQQQPDTIPELALDLAQILTYLDDKSWMRGQLNYALQSWLQLRGVVPSTDILEQIYNNLQGDREITNSLLDLMQSLLYPVDTQYVGRVNQCLSILSDNRSLNLIDAFYYRGINYAQEDNYLVAIDEFTQVIKLQPDWAQAYYNRGLAYEKLEQYQQALEDYTQVLWLDYNHAEAYEQRGNVFHKLGEYEKAIADYNQAIKLNPNLVEAKTNKDIAQEALLEIKRQYQIVAIRDQNLHNLQTILANFPQIGLPVTIITGKNGSGKTTLLQEIIKKQTDLKLAILINEEGSVRLEKMPRVYIKNLDAWTYQPRNRANYQRFIQFVYEILDRQNPVEHLVIETSGQADLLQLVLAFVDTDLKYKTHVNSIITVVDSENFINYQLKEEASKNQVIYSDIILLNKVDLVSEDKLRQGERIISESKNTAKTLRCKYAKLPLPLIFDLGLNKIGLNRSYLDDNSLSLFSYESEVAFDIKKFEVFLDQQLPTNVFWGKGILWFEQSPKCHGFLLSGKRFSLYHEKWKQQPENRLILIGQNLDNEWLSYRLNDCRSEV, from the coding sequence ATGCTATCAATAGCTGGAGATAGAGACATGGTTTGGCAATGGTCGAAAAAGCTGATAGAAAGCATAGAAAGTAGTCTAAAACTGATGTATTGTCCACAGAACCTTACTGTAGCTATTTCCAATTTAAGCAAGCAAACTGATATAAAATTTAAGCCAGAATTAATTCGCCAGCAATTTCATATTCGTCAGCAAGAAAAGCAGCAGCAATTTCAATATCAGTTAGAACAAGCACGGCTGCAAGGACAAGGAAACTTACAACAAATCCAGCAGCAATTTATTGATGATATTGAGAATGAACGACAAAACTTTGAGGTAAAACTGCTCAAAGCACAATTATTACACGAGTATTATTTACAAAATAATTATCAAGAACCGCAATTAAAATCCTTGAAACAAAGTTTTGATCTTGCTGTGATGCAAGCTAAACTTGACGTTCCACATCTAGAGGAATTAGCAGCTTTTAGTGAATATTGGCAAAATTTAAACTTAAACAATAGACATAAATTTGAAGAGTTATTACCGCTAGAACGGAAAAAATCTGAGTGGGAGTTAAAACTTTATGACCGTGAAATCCAGATGCTTATTGCAGAACGCCATTTGCAAGCACTACTGGTAGGAGCAGAATTTCAAAAAATTGTAGATAACCATCCTTTAATTTCTCAGTGTACACCAACGCTAGATTTTTATAAACAATATCGTGATGGTAGTAGACCTATCCCACCTCTGATTTTAATTTGGCCACCAACCCTAGACGCAGATGAATTTCCCTATGCTGTTCGAGGGGTTAGCAAAGTTGCAGCTAAATTAACCGATGAATTACGGGAATTTCTCAGTATTAACTACGATTTACATAGTCAAGAAAGACCCACAAAACTTTTAGATGGAGCTTACAAAAACAAACATTTTCAAAGTGAAGCTGCTCTGGAAAGTTTACATTGGACTCATAAATCTATCCCTACTTTAATCTTGGAATCCAAGATAGATGGAGATGCTATTCGTCTTTATGTTGGGTGGTGGGACATGATGGAAACAACTCATCACTACAAGAAAGTTATCTCTATACCTTGGAAAGATATTTTATATCCTTTAGTACGAGAAAAAACTTTGCGTTGGAAACAGTATCGCTTAATGCTTTTAAACAAAGGAAAAACATTATCGGAAGTCCAAAGACGAGGAGGAGAACATGAAATTAATCTAGGAATTTTAGAAGCTGAGGAAGAAGATCAAGAAACTGAGTGGAACCAACAATATAATTATTACGTTAATTTCGAGGAATATTGGTCAGGTATTGTAGAATTATTAATTTTTTCTCATGCAATTATAGTAGGTTTGGCAGTAGATCAATACTATTTAAACCACTATAATGTACGCCCGAAATTACCGGAATTACTGCCTAGTTTATTACAGAAATTACCAAGTGAAGAGTTAGGAGAGCAGCTAATTAAGGTAGTTGTGGGTACTTATCAACAGTTATATGAAGCTTTAAAACAGCAACAGCCTGATACCATCCCAGAATTAGCTTTAGATTTAGCTCAAATCTTAACTTATTTAGATGATAAATCTTGGATGCGGGGTCAACTTAACTATGCTCTGCAAAGTTGGTTGCAATTGCGGGGAGTTGTTCCCTCAACAGATATATTGGAGCAGATTTATAACAATTTGCAAGGTGATCGAGAGATCACAAATAGTTTGTTAGATTTAATGCAATCACTTTTATATCCTGTAGATACGCAGTATGTTGGTAGAGTTAATCAATGTTTATCTATTTTGTCAGATAATCGCAGTTTAAATTTAATTGATGCTTTTTACTATAGAGGAATTAACTACGCCCAAGAAGATAATTATTTAGTAGCTATTGATGAATTTACGCAAGTAATTAAACTGCAACCTGACTGGGCGCAAGCATACTATAATCGTGGGTTAGCTTATGAAAAACTAGAGCAATATCAACAAGCGCTTGAAGATTATACACAGGTATTGTGGCTGGACTATAATCATGCAGAAGCTTATGAACAACGAGGCAATGTTTTTCATAAATTAGGTGAGTATGAAAAAGCGATCGCAGATTATAATCAAGCAATTAAACTGAATCCTAATTTAGTAGAAGCAAAAACTAACAAGGATATTGCTCAAGAAGCACTTCTAGAAATAAAACGTCAGTATCAAATTGTAGCTATTCGAGATCAAAATCTCCATAATCTGCAAACAATTCTTGCTAATTTCCCTCAAATTGGTCTGCCAGTGACTATCATTACGGGCAAGAATGGTAGTGGTAAAACTACTTTATTACAAGAAATTATTAAAAAACAAACGGATTTAAAATTAGCAATATTAATTAATGAAGAAGGAAGTGTTCGTCTTGAAAAAATGCCAAGAGTTTATATCAAAAATTTAGATGCTTGGACTTATCAACCTAGAAACCGTGCTAATTATCAACGATTTATACAATTTGTCTACGAAATTTTGGATAGACAAAATCCGGTAGAACATTTGGTAATAGAAACCAGTGGTCAAGCTGATCTTTTACAACTGGTTTTGGCTTTTGTAGATACAGATTTAAAATACAAAACTCACGTTAATTCTATTATTACGGTTGTAGATTCAGAGAATTTTATTAACTATCAATTAAAAGAAGAGGCTAGTAAGAATCAAGTTATTTACAGTGATATTATTTTGTTAAATAAGGTTGATTTAGTTTCCGAGGATAAGCTGAGACAAGGTGAAAGAATTATTAGTGAATCTAAAAATACAGCTAAAACTCTGCGTTGCAAATATGCCAAGTTGCCATTGCCGTTAATCTTTGATTTAGGTCTGAATAAAATAGGATTAAATCGGAGTTATTTGGATGATAATAGTCTGTCTTTATTTTCTTATGAAAGTGAAGTAGCTTTTGATATTAAGAAGTTTGAGGTTTTTTTAGATCAGCAATTACCGACAAATGTATTTTGGGGTAAAGGTATTCTGTGGTTTGAGCAAAGCCCAAAATGTCATGGTTTTTTACTCAGTGGTAAGCGTTTTTCGCTTTATCATGAAAAGTGGAAGCAGCAGCCTGAAAATCGACTTATATTGATTGGTCAGAATTTAGATAATGAATGGTTGAGCTATCGGCTTAATGATTGTAGAAGTGAAGTTTGA
- a CDS encoding ADP-ribosylglycohydrolase family protein: MKYSLLNRFRGALLGSVLGEMKGSQYLDQNRLKLPQVKLSEEIATNIEVNIQLPRNYLAVSCAQSLIRCGRFDLEDLVKHHSYMASKNMSASCSEAAIATLPVALFFHEHEVILQQKLTLAASTLMRDCDSSLGVLAVGYAIAQALTEKLHPLSLIPQVLTYLDDPQTPLAQQLAIVQSQLAQGAGLEQVVNQLCRNGNHSITPIALAFYCFLSTPQDFRLSLLRALRTNCHPPTTAALTGALSGAYNSLLGIPLGWRIACNRNNKLEVIQLAERLLAVWSGVYDTSTNYDSDQVAIAAPRVIQPRLGGY; encoded by the coding sequence GTGAAATATTCATTATTAAATCGGTTTCGAGGCGCATTATTAGGATCTGTTTTGGGAGAAATGAAAGGTTCCCAATATCTAGATCAAAATCGTTTAAAATTGCCACAAGTTAAACTAAGTGAGGAAATTGCTACTAATATCGAAGTAAATATCCAGTTACCTAGGAATTATCTTGCTGTTAGTTGCGCCCAAAGTTTGATTCGCTGTGGCAGGTTTGATTTAGAAGATTTAGTTAAACATCATTCTTATATGGCATCTAAAAATATGTCTGCTAGTTGTAGTGAAGCTGCTATTGCTACACTACCTGTAGCATTATTTTTTCACGAACATGAAGTAATTCTGCAACAAAAATTAACACTTGCGGCATCAACTTTGATGCGAGATTGTGATAGTTCATTAGGTGTGTTAGCTGTGGGTTATGCGATCGCACAAGCTTTAACAGAAAAACTGCACCCCCTGAGCTTAATTCCCCAGGTTTTGACATACCTAGATGATCCTCAAACGCCTTTGGCACAGCAGTTAGCAATAGTTCAAAGCCAACTTGCACAAGGCGCTGGGTTAGAACAAGTTGTTAATCAACTATGTCGAAACGGCAACCATAGTATTACTCCAATTGCACTAGCATTTTACTGCTTTTTAAGTACTCCTCAAGATTTTCGCCTATCGCTACTGCGTGCTTTACGAACCAATTGTCACCCGCCGACTACGGCGGCTTTAACTGGGGCATTATCAGGCGCTTATAACAGTTTGCTAGGCATTCCTTTAGGATGGCGTATTGCCTGCAACCGCAATAATAAACTGGAAGTCATACAACTAGCAGAGCGTTTACTAGCAGTTTGGTCTGGTGTTTATGATACTTCAACAAATTATGACTCCGATCAAGTTGCTATAGCCGCACCCCGCGTTATTCAGCCACGTTTAGGGGGATATTAA
- a CDS encoding HDIG domain-containing metalloprotein, translating into MKTAPKPTVLQLQRQCQGKRRSLLIAIVAVVSLTSATGHHLYNQPKLSVGKLAPNTIRVPDNAEVEDIKATADKRLTVLKRHIPVLKFNQEVNQQINQDLQQILDGAEELRSFAGSFPFAETSALSTASQRYLRIAAEKEWQEIVAILNKNPAVIESQFSTSDPIAGKTLKPLSVQAVKELQSYRRLKGNQAYLAMLGKISQSRQLYTRAVAKLRSYTNHQNSVCESLVELSPDAWMQTKTGIRQAAIRILAQGIPPGLPDNILKQAVSIQIQSLVPPKTEILATELLIRVLRPNLEPDQEQTQKQAAQAAQAVPPQKIKVRRGEVIVYAGEEITERDFLLLDYFGLSKRGINWLGLLQLSGLTTGAVGIFCLVETRFSQYKQRAKLHLRRRDYVLVLLLSLSTPLLATFGVKYTNLPAIGWLVGSFYGPTLGVTVVSLVTGLESFSIQAGWNYLLAGAAGGVLAAILSGRMRSREELAFLGSGVGLTQGIVYLLINLIISASAGTIHYAVLTTASLYGLYGLAWSIVAIGISPYLEHLFDLVTPIRLAELANPNRSLLKKLAAKTPGTFQHTLSVANLAQAAARELGCNVELVRAGTLYHDIGKMHDPLGFIENQMGEPNKHDAINDPWKSVEIIKKHVTEGLVMARKHRLPKAIQAFIPEHQGTILIAYFHHQAQQLAEKDSTILVQESDFRYAGPIPQSRETAIVMLADACEAALRSVKDATPESALVMINKIFRARWQDNQLVDSGLKREELTKIAEIFVQVWQQSNHQRIPYPQANSSLK; encoded by the coding sequence TTGAAAACCGCACCAAAGCCAACAGTTTTACAGCTACAACGCCAATGTCAAGGCAAGAGGCGTTCATTATTGATTGCGATTGTAGCTGTGGTATCCCTAACGAGTGCAACAGGACATCACTTATATAATCAACCCAAGCTGAGTGTCGGTAAATTAGCACCTAATACTATCCGCGTACCTGATAACGCTGAAGTTGAGGATATTAAAGCCACCGCAGATAAACGCCTTACAGTTTTGAAGCGTCATATACCCGTATTAAAATTTAATCAGGAAGTTAATCAACAAATTAATCAAGACCTGCAACAAATTTTAGATGGGGCCGAGGAATTGCGATCGTTTGCTGGTAGTTTTCCTTTTGCCGAGACTTCTGCTTTATCCACTGCTAGTCAAAGGTATCTACGAATAGCAGCAGAAAAAGAATGGCAAGAAATTGTAGCAATACTTAATAAAAACCCAGCAGTAATAGAATCTCAATTTAGTACTTCAGATCCAATTGCTGGTAAAACATTAAAACCTTTGTCTGTGCAAGCGGTTAAAGAACTGCAATCCTACCGTCGCTTAAAAGGAAATCAAGCTTATTTAGCAATGCTTGGTAAAATCTCTCAGTCGCGTCAGCTTTATACTAGGGCTGTAGCAAAACTCAGATCGTACACAAATCACCAGAATAGCGTTTGTGAATCTCTAGTGGAACTGTCGCCTGATGCTTGGATGCAAACCAAAACAGGTATACGTCAAGCTGCTATACGCATTCTTGCTCAAGGTATACCCCCAGGACTACCAGATAATATTTTAAAGCAAGCAGTAAGTATACAGATACAATCTTTGGTTCCTCCCAAAACTGAGATTTTAGCTACTGAGTTATTAATCAGAGTATTGCGCCCTAACCTAGAACCAGATCAAGAACAAACTCAAAAACAAGCAGCACAAGCAGCACAAGCAGTCCCGCCACAAAAGATCAAAGTACGGCGGGGTGAAGTAATTGTTTATGCTGGGGAAGAAATTACTGAAAGAGATTTTTTACTATTAGATTATTTTGGTTTAAGTAAACGCGGTATTAATTGGCTAGGTTTATTACAGCTAAGCGGTTTGACTACAGGTGCGGTCGGTATTTTTTGCTTAGTAGAAACACGATTTAGTCAGTATAAACAACGAGCAAAACTACATTTAAGACGGCGTGACTACGTTTTAGTGTTGCTACTCAGCTTGAGTACCCCATTGTTAGCGACTTTTGGTGTTAAATATACAAACTTACCAGCAATTGGTTGGTTAGTAGGCAGCTTTTATGGCCCAACATTGGGAGTAACAGTTGTTAGTTTAGTAACTGGGTTAGAAAGTTTTAGCATTCAAGCTGGGTGGAATTATTTGCTGGCTGGTGCTGCTGGGGGGGTACTAGCAGCAATATTGTCTGGGCGAATGCGATCGCGTGAAGAACTTGCCTTTTTAGGTAGTGGTGTAGGATTAACTCAGGGAATTGTCTATCTACTTATAAATCTAATTATTAGTGCTAGTGCGGGTACGATTCATTACGCAGTATTGACAACTGCTAGTTTATACGGTCTTTATGGTTTAGCTTGGAGTATTGTCGCAATCGGAATATCCCCTTATCTAGAACACTTATTTGATTTAGTCACTCCGATTCGTTTAGCAGAACTTGCTAACCCTAACCGTTCCCTGCTCAAAAAGTTAGCTGCTAAAACTCCTGGAACTTTTCAACATACCTTATCTGTTGCCAATCTAGCACAAGCAGCAGCACGAGAATTAGGATGTAATGTCGAGTTAGTTAGGGCTGGTACACTGTATCACGATATTGGAAAAATGCACGACCCGCTAGGATTTATTGAAAATCAGATGGGTGAACCTAACAAACACGATGCAATTAATGATCCTTGGAAAAGTGTCGAAATCATCAAAAAGCACGTTACTGAAGGGTTAGTGATGGCGCGAAAGCATAGATTACCCAAGGCAATTCAAGCTTTTATTCCTGAACATCAAGGAACGATTTTAATTGCCTATTTTCATCACCAAGCTCAACAATTAGCCGAAAAAGATTCAACTATATTAGTGCAAGAGTCTGATTTTCGTTATGCTGGCCCAATTCCTCAATCGAGAGAAACAGCGATCGTAATGTTAGCAGATGCTTGTGAAGCAGCATTGCGATCAGTTAAAGATGCTACTCCAGAATCAGCTTTAGTAATGATTAATAAAATTTTCCGTGCTAGATGGCAGGATAATCAATTAGTAGATTCAGGATTAAAGCGAGAAGAGTTAACAAAAATAGCAGAAATATTTGTGCAGGTATGGCAACAAAGTAATCACCAACGTATTCCTTATCCGCAGGCAAATTCAAGTTTAAAGTGA
- a CDS encoding carbohydrate ABC transporter permease translates to MKSELTNKLKTRKSQLKTFWTYTALSAIALWMLFPLFWLISTSFKSPTENIFQFPPQLFPNQPTLQNYITVWQSNPFGQYLFNSILIALLTVGLNLLFCSLAAYPLARLDFKGRDAIFALVVSTIMIPFQIVMIPLYILTVQLGLRNTYLGIILPSIASAFGIFLLRQAFQGVPKELEEAARMDGCSELGIWWYVMLPAIRPALVTLAIFVFIGSWSDFLWPLIVIDRPEYYTLPVGVATLAEAFSLDWRLIAAGSVISIAPVVIFFLIMQRYIVPTEVGSGVKG, encoded by the coding sequence ATGAAATCCGAATTAACGAATAAACTTAAAACTCGTAAATCCCAATTAAAAACTTTTTGGACGTATACGGCATTAAGTGCGATCGCACTTTGGATGCTATTTCCCCTATTTTGGCTAATTAGTACCTCTTTCAAATCACCAACTGAAAATATCTTTCAATTTCCACCCCAATTATTCCCAAATCAGCCAACGCTGCAAAACTATATTACTGTTTGGCAAAGTAATCCCTTTGGTCAATACCTATTTAATAGTATCTTAATTGCCTTATTAACAGTTGGATTAAATCTGTTGTTTTGCTCACTTGCAGCTTATCCACTAGCAAGGTTAGATTTTAAAGGAAGAGATGCTATTTTTGCCCTTGTTGTCTCCACGATCATGATTCCATTTCAGATCGTGATGATTCCTTTATATATTTTGACTGTACAACTAGGTTTAAGAAATACCTATTTAGGAATTATTTTGCCTAGCATTGCCTCGGCATTTGGTATTTTTTTACTACGGCAAGCATTTCAAGGCGTACCCAAAGAATTAGAAGAAGCTGCCCGCATGGATGGATGTTCTGAATTAGGGATATGGTGGTATGTCATGCTACCAGCAATTCGTCCAGCTTTAGTAACACTAGCAATTTTTGTATTTATCGGATCTTGGAGTGATTTCTTGTGGCCATTAATTGTAATTGACCGACCAGAATATTACACTCTTCCCGTAGGAGTTGCTACCTTAGCTGAGGCATTTTCTCTAGATTGGCGTTTAATTGCTGCTGGTTCAGTTATTTCTATTGCCCCAGTAGTGATATTTTTCCTAATAATGCAACGCTATATTGTGCCAACAGAAGTTGGAAGTGGAGTAAAAGGGTGA
- a CDS encoding 5-formyltetrahydrofolate cyclo-ligase has protein sequence MGNQQSKAELRRQLLKLRQSLPKNVWIEKSDCICTHIQSSPLYEEARTILAYMSFRQEPDLSSLFTGDRIWGLPRCVGKSLIWHSWQPEEPLTTGAYGIFEPHSDAPILQPDEVDLILVPAIGCDRFGYRLGYGGGYYDRLLKSPEWASKPTIGIVFDFACLPQLPIEPWDRQLHGICTETNLIMCNKEQTRTN, from the coding sequence ATGGGTAATCAACAAAGTAAAGCAGAACTACGCCGACAGTTGCTCAAGTTGCGGCAGTCTCTACCCAAGAATGTATGGATAGAAAAAAGCGATTGCATCTGTACTCACATCCAATCTTCACCACTGTATGAAGAAGCGCGGACAATTTTAGCTTATATGAGCTTTCGTCAAGAACCTGACCTTAGCTCGTTATTTACAGGCGATCGCATTTGGGGATTACCTAGATGTGTTGGCAAATCTCTTATCTGGCATAGCTGGCAACCAGAAGAACCCCTAACAACCGGAGCTTATGGCATTTTTGAGCCTCACTCTGATGCACCAATATTGCAGCCAGATGAGGTAGATTTAATCTTAGTTCCGGCTATTGGGTGCGATCGCTTTGGGTATAGATTAGGTTACGGTGGTGGTTATTACGATCGCTTACTTAAATCACCAGAATGGGCATCAAAGCCAACAATAGGTATAGTATTTGACTTTGCTTGTTTACCACAGTTACCTATTGAACCTTGGGATCGGCAATTACATGGTATTTGTACAGAAACAAATTTAATTATGTGTAATAAAGAGCAAACTAGAACTAATTAA
- a CDS encoding GDP-L-fucose synthase yields MTTIDLSNKRIVVTGGAGFLGRKVIAQLVDQGANPEKITVTRSRDCDLRILENCQRAVDHQDIIIHLAAHVGGIGLNQAKPAELFYDNLIMGTQLIHAATLAGVEKFVCVGTICAYPKFTPVPFKEDDLWNGYPEETNAPYGVAKKALLVQLQSYRQQYGFNGIYLLPVNLYGPEDNFDPKSSHVIPALIHKVHEAQQRGDKHLPVWGDGSPSREFLYVDDAALGIVMATQDYDGAEPVNLGTNYEITIRDLVEMICELMEFQGEIIWETDKPNGQPRRCLDTERAKQEFGFTAQVEFKQGLKNTIEWYRHNQ; encoded by the coding sequence ATGACAACTATAGATTTGAGTAATAAACGGATTGTAGTTACAGGTGGAGCGGGATTTTTAGGACGCAAGGTAATAGCTCAGTTGGTTGATCAAGGTGCTAACCCTGAAAAGATTACAGTAACGCGATCGCGTGATTGTGACCTCCGCATTCTAGAAAATTGTCAAAGGGCGGTTGATCACCAAGACATTATCATTCACTTAGCAGCGCACGTTGGCGGTATTGGTTTAAATCAAGCCAAACCAGCAGAACTGTTTTATGACAACTTGATCATGGGTACTCAATTGATTCATGCTGCGACTCTAGCAGGTGTCGAAAAGTTTGTCTGTGTTGGCACTATTTGTGCTTATCCTAAGTTCACACCAGTACCCTTCAAAGAAGATGACCTCTGGAATGGTTATCCTGAAGAAACTAATGCTCCCTATGGCGTTGCAAAGAAAGCTTTATTAGTCCAACTTCAGTCTTATCGTCAGCAATATGGATTTAATGGCATTTACTTGTTGCCAGTAAATTTGTATGGCCCTGAAGATAACTTTGACCCCAAGAGTTCCCATGTCATCCCAGCTTTAATTCATAAGGTGCATGAAGCGCAGCAAAGGGGAGACAAGCATTTGCCTGTGTGGGGAGATGGTAGCCCCAGCAGAGAGTTTCTTTATGTAGATGATGCGGCACTGGGCATTGTGATGGCTACTCAGGATTATGACGGTGCTGAACCAGTAAACTTGGGAACTAATTATGAAATTACCATCCGCGATTTAGTGGAAATGATTTGTGAATTAATGGAGTTTCAAGGGGAAATTATTTGGGAAACTGATAAACCAAATGGTCAACCTCGGCGTTGTTTGGATACCGAACGGGCAAAGCAGGAATTTGGATTTACCGCCCAGGTGGAATTTAAGCAAGGGCTGAAAAATACAATTGAGTGGTATAGGCATAATCAATGA